The Deinococcus sp. AJ005 genome includes a window with the following:
- a CDS encoding PucR family transcriptional regulator, translating into MLPTLAELLTLSAFAGAEVRSGHARLEGPITWVHVSEISDAARFLSGGELLLSTGTPLIGEDAAVYIRSLAAGGAHGLALELVREVRELPLAVLEAAHETDFPLIVFGQEVNFAELTRAAHARILRPPAAVSPPSLAPLTDALNETGRAADFVASHLGAVLALPPRPRLTLLDTLTALLACNFNVAESARSLGVRRQTVYYRLEQLRAMLGDLDDPRRQLGLLLALELSRGS; encoded by the coding sequence ATGCTGCCCACCCTGGCCGAGTTGCTGACCCTCTCCGCCTTCGCGGGTGCAGAGGTCAGGAGTGGTCACGCCCGACTGGAGGGGCCGATCACCTGGGTTCATGTCTCCGAGATCAGTGATGCGGCCCGTTTTCTCAGCGGCGGGGAACTGCTGCTCAGCACGGGGACACCGCTGATCGGGGAGGATGCTGCGGTTTACATCCGCTCGCTGGCCGCTGGCGGGGCGCACGGGCTGGCATTGGAGCTGGTGCGCGAGGTGCGTGAACTCCCACTGGCAGTGCTGGAGGCGGCCCATGAGACCGACTTTCCGCTGATCGTCTTTGGGCAGGAGGTCAACTTTGCGGAACTGACCCGCGCCGCCCACGCCCGGATTCTCAGGCCGCCCGCCGCTGTCAGCCCGCCCTCGCTGGCCCCCCTGACCGACGCCCTGAACGAGACGGGCCGCGCCGCCGATTTCGTGGCCTCGCATCTGGGCGCAGTGCTGGCATTGCCACCGCGCCCGCGCCTGACCCTGCTGGACACCCTGACCGCACTCCTGGCCTGCAATTTCAATGTGGCCGAATCCGCCCGCAGCTTGGGCGTGCGCCGTCAGACGGTCTATTACCGCCTGGAACAGTTGCGGGCCATGCTGGGCGATCTGGATGACCCCCGGCGGCAACTGGGGCTGCTGCTGGCGCTGGAACTATCCAGAGGTTCCTGA